In Papaver somniferum cultivar HN1 chromosome 9, ASM357369v1, whole genome shotgun sequence, the genomic stretch CATTTACATGTGAGCATTTGAAACCAAACATAATCTAGTTATGCACTTATGCAATTACTTAAAAGTCAATTAGAATATAGTACTCCAAGTTTCTCTTAAATTTCAATCAAAGATCCAAAATTCTATAGTTATAATACATATATTTATAACTCTCTATCAAACATATGTGGTGCACTAGTTTGATTGCTAACTATAATATTCCTTTTTCATTACCAAAAAAGATTATGAAGTACTAGAATCAGAACATGATTTTTAAAGTAATTTCTTACATCTCTTatctctaatctcaagtatcaTGTCTCCTATTTTGGACATATATATACAACAATTTCGAAATCACCACATCTCTCAAACTAAAAATCCAAACAGGAAATTTCAAAATGGGTTTTGAAGATAAGTTCATGatttacaagtttcatcttactcataaacccaaaatatcaACACAAAGATCAGATAAACGAAATTAATCAGGATTAAATTTCTACCCGTCAGAAATTTTCAGCAACGTTATGCAGTTTTGTAAAATACTCTAGAAATACTTTTcgcactccaaaaattctgaaattttacaggTATGATCCCAATGATGTCTGGTATGCTCGTTCAAAATTTCAAGACCCGATTCATTTCGTTAAAGACATGCACATAAAACTCTACATGTTAAAAACAACCATTTATcatcaacaatatttttctatgTCAAAAATTCACAAAAAAATATTTAACCATGTATTCCTAGTCTATCAAGATCATACATAAATTTACTTTAGGTATTAAGTAAACTAATTCCAAGCATCTTAAAGAAGATTATACCGTTTATAATTtaataaaacaaattaaacaatgatacttatcgcATTTCAGCAATCGTTCTTTTGATATCCGTGGCAGAATAGAACGTCTTAAAATTTTAGAACAATTGCCGAATTATGGTTGcaaaaaataaaaccaaacacGAAACAAATTGTTATGGCTGCGTCGaaactaggtcgctttctttaagacgtttcgcggctctgcccaagattgtgcaagcagttcttcaattacgcatcgtccccaggataaaacaaccgagatcaatctcttacacaatcgctcttgcacgttgagaggatgtgaaacttctacacttcgttcttgctcagaaactctttagaaaaaccaaggatgatcacacacttgtttttctttctcacaaagTTCATTTCTAATAAACTCAAGAAACATGATAGAAAACTCTCATATAAGAAAAAAGACTTTTTACAAACTCTCCAAattcttttttatcaaaaattgattttcaatATCCAAAAAATTAAATAAGATTAAATGACATGCTTATTAAGTTCTTATTAGCACCATTAACCTATTCAACAAAAAACGGTTTGggcattaaaaatgaaaaaatttattctttaaaagaaagaataaaagtCACATTAAAACCATTTAAATGAGAGACAACTATTcggaaattaattaatgtttttaaaacatatatctcgacaatcccccacttatatttttcaaaacatcgAGCAAGAACATACAGagatgtgcataagcaaagggtctcgcgacttgaacctttacatagtgttaataggctctcttaaaatctgaccatagagtgaacacAAGTCTTGAACTCTAGTAGATAAAAAGATCGCTTAACATACACGACTATattagtgtaaagtctaaagccatcACATTACGTCCATGTGCTTGTATtccagtttaatgaatgatctagagaactacccatattctcatagaaagcggccacactttcagaTTCACATAGGTGAGcttatcaagagtactcctgaaagtactccactctaaatagagatataaaacatcattaagagttaaaaaattaaaaatcaaaacttagactcaacctctactcacttcaggatatcatgtcgtgggatgaattcgtcaaaagcatgattctcgcatctccatatTATCTATGACTTGGTGTTCCGTTTGAACCTATTTTGGGATCTTACTCCATAGGTAAGGGTTACCCTTTGAACCTACTTTGATATCTTGAGTTATATGTTGGTAACCGCATCGTAAATAACTCAATATCAATGATGCTATCATctatgacttcgtctagtccttttgaacctatttctaggtgggtatccatcacaaatgacTCAATCTAAGGGTATCAAactcatccctaagatgtattcacatcttcttatcaatcctttcgtcaaaggactaaAGAAAACTCTTTTCAGACATTATATAATCCATTTTCAAAATATCAACTCTTATAGTTGTCGTTGCATGCATTCTCAATTATTGCAATAGtcgcggtactatcacattggatttATATGTCTGTTCCTCTATCTATTAGAGGATCTAATCGCTTcatcccttaaaggattcaactgaaagtatgtccaatcagcttcccaatatccttaaaggattgcggtaaccatttagatagtgtatttctaggcgtaagatgtgtttgaaacacctaaaaaccttctcaatattttaccaattttccatactaggattggtaaaTATGAATATAAATTAACCCCCACTATGGAAGCAATATATTACACCCCCGCTACAAAATATACTTATATACACATAatcaatcacgtagcaaagaagcatactgagataccatactcatgtctagtgcaatcacacacaatctcaaaatcattatcactaaaccaaatgagtgaaaacttgtttacagtcaagattatatatatttttgtctcttttaaaaattctattttcattgaaatgaaaattgatcCAAAGAAAGAAAAGATTCGTTTCAAATGTAACACCATCTtcactcaagtctttcatgtcaaatagcaactaagcatgttctcagtttcattttcatcatataagttagaataaaaaaatcaacaaaccACTTATGCATACAAATcaaagagtattgtgcatttaactttcatcaattctgaaatcattcgaatgaatcaagtaaacaattttttttttataaattgttttaaagttttttttcagaatataaatgataacttatctaacttatatgatttCCTTTATTGTAGAAACTATAtagttttccatgcttggtttacacatattctcatccttaacttacacaaaagtatatatttctacttacGAATGTAACAAATCATAAattgtagaaacaacatcaacaaaacaagcatgtaagttattTAGCGACATGAATGCAAGAGTCAACAATTTTCTGTTTGCTTGTCTAAAAATAATAAGGTCATAAAAACTTTTTGCCAAAGATTTAATAGTTTGAAGAACAAAGTTACTCTCTGTAAGAAGTTATTTTccagcaacaaaatattcatgactaaaatttagtctcactatatatgcttttctaggttcatttttagtgaattacttgtcaccttcatttttctagttcctctaattTAGATCAAAGCTGTTAAAACATAGGgtatggaacccccactatttttttACTCacacaagaatttcaaaacaatatccaaagatcccaaaaattgtgaaaaactaagaaaccaaTGATCTATACCCAAAACGTTTTCCACAATATAgagaaaaattcaaacaattttcttgaAAGCAACATTGCCTAATATTCACTACTCAAAAAACATATTTGATATCAAGACAAGTTACTCGaagcatctttataaaattctcaaatactttatttcatccaataccattgcaagttgcgtaagatttgaaaatgtacatgcttttatgagttaggtaagattattacatacatgttactcaaaaattcaccaagttcataagaaaatataacatgctaatattcatcactaactcattgatttcttaaaaagcatgacaaaatctcatatttcaaatattcaaaattcaatttatgttatgataaaattgtaatattctattcaaacattttatccatCACTTATCATTTGTAGCAGTGCAATGACCAAATTAAACAAATttcttatctcactcttgtttatAACAAGATATGAACATCTTGTTATTAACAAATTGAACATCTTGGAAACTAGATATATCCttaacaagattgttctacccaaagtaaactttTAGCCTATACCAATACCGAAATTCCTAGGATAAAACAGCCGGGATCAATCTCTTACAAAATTGCTCTTGCAcgttgagaggatgtgaaacttctacacttcgttcttgctcagaaactctttagaaaaaccaaggatgatcacacacttgtttttctttctcacaaagTTCATTTTCTAATAAAATCAAGAAACATGATAGAAAACTCTCACATAGAAAAAAGACTTTTTACAACTCTCCaaattctttttttatcaaaaattgattttcaataaCCAAAAAATTAAATAAGATTAAATGACATGCATTATTAAGTTCTTAATTAGCACCATTAACCTATTCAACAAAAAACGGTTTTTGGCattaaaaatgaaataaatttattctttaaaagaaagaataaaagtCGCATTAAAACAATTTAAATGAGAGACAACTATTcggaaattaattaatgtttttaaaacatatatctcaaCACATCATTTTATCTGTTGAGACTAGCTAcgtcgtatgacttatagtagatttaaaagaagtagatttcgagtcaagcttgtcttgtgaagaATCTCGAAATGTGACCTAGCTCTTAGATGTTCGACGGTcctttaacaatattagttctatgaattaatttgtggatcaattaaaAATTTCCTATGCAAATGATTCGTCAAGTGAGAATGTTTCAATACATCATAACaaagaaatatgaacttactgaattTCGTTTCAGGGTAGGTTAACGAACAAGTTCGCAAACCACATGAATCTGAGTTACACAGATACaaggaaggttggcgaactcagtttgcgaaccatATAAGTTCAGTCGTGGACAATTCACGAACCCAGTTGgcaaaccgtggtgaactgaattttataTTGGATAAAttggctagcagttggcgaaACCAGTTCAAGAGCTGAGGTAAACTTAGTTCCGGAGTCTTGTAGGGTTTGCGAActtggttcacgaaccgtagaaccctgactcgtgaacaatccTTGCGGTTTACGAACCGTTCTACCAACTATCCCGACAATGTTTAGTAGATGCATAAAGACTTATTTCTAGCATTGCTTAAACTCTCTTAAAAAATTTTAAGACTTCATTAATCACttaaaacacttatgtgtgtggtTCATGATTAAAGTATTGATTGTTTGAATTAACATCAAATATTAGCTTTTGGTTCTTTGCTAACTTACCAAACTGAATAATCATTATGCACGGCATGGTTACCGAACCGAACGTGTATACTCTTCTATTGTGTTTCAAAGACTAAAAGGAGGTTACTTGATTtccaagttatcttagattgaatttTAAGCTAACCATGGTCGAAAGCTATAAATAAAGCCCCTCTTTCAACTGAaaaattcaatccctgaaaatttgtgtcctagttgattctagcgTCGTCCTTTATCGACCGCTTAgctctacgactaaaagactccGGTTTGGGGATTCGTGATATccgggtccgactatctttacattgatagttcgtgtatcctgatcttgcttttctatgACTGAGGTTTCCAtcaatctctttcaggcaagatagatagtaatcgcaaagttctcttcgtctcagactttgtaatttagattgatctttcgatgattgttcttgagaggtggttaagaatataggctgctcttcgggagtcgtaagttctggatttgtgaggtttggtaactttgtctattgcaaacacaTTTCCTCACCTTGATATTTTTGatctaaacaaaaatcaaataggcttatctgttagaggaagattggtatccaaagtattcacttaggatgaaacaactcttaggttgtaatggacgtcatctaagagaatcaaatgCGTAGAACCTGGTGaatttcaagagacgtaaggaacacaacttcaacggaatcgcttggagggtggattcggtctcaactacattccagtccgaagtatgatagtatgctagtgtctgtagcggcttaatacactatggtgttcaatctggacgaggtctcggggtttttctgctattgcggtttcctcgttaacaaaatttctgatgtcttgtgtttttccctttccgcattatagtttttatctttataattggatctACACAGGCTAGTacatattcaatctaagtagatacatcCGAATAATTGTAACCGATTACGAgatttgtttcttgtagaatccgtatcttgaaatatagataacaagtttaaccacttggcagaattccgattggattatttggatatgactagattgatcttggatatttatttttgagatcgtccaagtactttttttaacaatcaggttcatgtaTCTTGTGTCTGTATAGgtactgattgagtagaggttgagatataaactccatatgcatattgtcaagggtCATTAAGTTGTGCTGCTTAATATTGTATTAAATTTTTTCTATATCGGTtgacgaacgaaaaagttgggtgtatttggtatccctgcGTTTCAAAAATGACGAGCTTCCTTCCACCTCCTTGGGTCATCCTCTAGGAGATAACTCGAGCAATTCACAAATATGGGAAGAACTCATTCAGAAGGTCAAAAACAGTCTTTGTTCTTGGAAAAGATAGTCTCAGCAAAGCAGATAAGTTAACTCTAACAAAGAGTGTATtacctagcattccaatttactTGTTATCTCTTTTTATTGCCCCACCAAAGGTCATCGAAACTTTAGAAAGGGTTATTTGTAACTTTATTTGGGATTCTTCGGAAACCAAAAAAGGACACCATTACGTGGCTTGGAAAACTTGTCGATTGCCTCTCAAAAAAATGGGTCTTGGTATCAAATCTCTGAAAAATATGAATAAAGCACTTGTCTCCAAATGGTGATGGCGCTTTAACAAGGAGAAATCTGTCTTGTGGAGGAATGGGATTGTATTGAAATACAACTCGGCTCATTTTGATAGAGAAACAAAGAAGCCAAAGCATCCTAACACTTGCGAGGTTTGGAAAGGTATTTACTCTCTTCTCAGCTCCTTCAGTCTATGTAGGAAACTGAAAGTAGAGAACGGAAGCACAATAAAATTTTGGGAAGACAATTAGGTAGGAGATCAAGCCTTCAGTTCAAGATACCCTCTTATATATGCTATCACTACTACAAAGAACTGGACAGTGATGAGATGCGTATAAACTCTTTCTAATGGTGAAGCCTGGAATTAGGGTCTCTGAAGAAGACTCTACAACAATCAAATAGAAGAAGTCTCTTTCCTCGTTACTGTCATTGAGAATGTTTCGTTGGGTTCAGGTGAAGATTCGATTTAGCGGTCGGTCGATAGATCTGAAAAATTCAGTGTGAAGTCGGCTTATTCTTAGTTTAACAAGGATCATGAAATAGTAACTAAAAATGTAAGTATGTGGTCTCGGGAGTGGCCGCACAGATCGGATTCTTTTTTTGGCAGGTCTATCACAAGAAGCTTGCAACAATGGTCATACTCCGTACAAAATGTACTTTGATAGTCGACGGTTGTCTCCTTTACTGCAAAATGGGTGAATCTGCTATGCATTTACTTCTCCATTGCTCTGTTTCTTCTAGCATATGGCAGTGATTTCTTTCTTATCTGAGCTTGGCCTAGGTTATGCCCAATTAATTGTATTGACCTTATTTTCAAGGGATGGAGGTTCAAAAACTAGATAACTGCTGGTCAAGTGCTTTGGAAAGTCCTTCCAGCAGCAATCTCGTGGACAATCTGGACACATCGGAACAAGCTTGTCTTTGAAAACGAAATTTTCAATGTGGAAAAGttataaaacaaatcaaaactcaAGCTTTTTAATGGTGCAAAACCATGAAATTATGCAAGGGACTCATCTAGATAGTCTTATGTCCAATTGGAGACagttttatataaatatattaagtAGTTCTGTTTCTTTTGGGTTTTGGGCTTCATTTGGTTGAATTTGTATTCAACTCTGTACGCATTGGGATTTCGTATTTTGCTTACTTGTAGTAAGCTTCTTCAATTCAATTCTTATTTTTGGCAAGGAAAAAAAAGGTTGCCAAAGAAAGGTGGTGGTTTAGCACATCGGGAGGTTATCGTGTATGGGGATAAACCTTCTTTTTTATTGCCTTTGGAAAGCCCTCATGACCAACATTTTAGATTTTGTTGATTCGTAGCTCTTGTTTGTCCAAGttataagggttttcatttttgtTCTCTTCAGGGTCTTTTATgaaagtaggaattacctataggtactagtTTAGTGATACtaattagtggcaggtccacccactaaagcccagtaagcaTATgtgcataattaaaagaaaatatgaaactggacctaattttttaagcctaGGTCCTGTACACGTACGGGACACATGTGACGTATTATCATAATTCCCAAAACACCCCGCACTATATAAAAACGGATAGAGACGttcgtttctttttcattctctccATTTATGTTTTCAGAGAAGAGCTCTGCAAGTGAAGATTATTTGAAGTCCTTGTTCGATTCGTGAGTTCGGTTCATGAGTTCGAGCTCTGCAAGTGTAATCGGTAGGTGGATTTTTTGTTCTTACGATATTGAtgcttgattttttaatttttttacttcgATTTTGATAAAAATCCTTCAGATCTAGATAGAAAGTCATGTTTTATAttcatttcattagtagatctgatgttttaattccattttgttggtctttggtttgtttttagtttgcttttgtgtattattcatcaatacgtatatgatgtactggtggtttttgatgaaaatagtccagatctagttataaaatcatgttttacgttCGTTTCGTTTGTAGATCtggtattttagtttcattttggtgccttttggtttggtttcagtttgattttgtgtattaaccatcagtacatatatgacgtaaTGTTAATCTGGTTTTACTATGCATCTAtaggtttggtttcagtttttaCAGTGTTTTTTGGTATGAATTGACattacatatatggcgtactcttctgattttgttttatttgaagtttttccagttttttttgttcgatccatgagtatgtatgtataatactgaagtGTTGTCaccttttttagtcttatccgtcagtacatatacgaaatactgtaatatttgtttcgatcctcttatttttcatagatctattacctattcttgtcatgcagttgattttttgttcatgaatcttcagtacatatgtcGCACACTGATAGGAAATGCTATTTGGATGTGCTTTGTCTCATTTTTTAGtcttatccgtcagtacatatacaaaatactataatatctgtttcgatcctcttatttttcatagttctgtcacctattcttgtcatgcaaTTGAGTTTGGCCACTTCTTTGACATGAAGTTCAGTTTTTAGTTCATGACTCCGCAGTACGTATATGTCAAACTGATATAAACTTCTTCTAGTTCTGTTTTATTCACAATTTTGCTActtcttttggtttgatccatgagtacgtatgtgagaTACTAAAATATGTgatttgattcggttatattcatggattcatcacttcttgacatgcaattgagtttttagtttatgaatctgcagtacgtatatgatgtactgatagaaacttcttttgattctgttttgttcatagttttgccacttttttttttgtttgacccATGAGTACGtgtgtgaaatactgaaatagatggtagctttgttgatgtgttttaatattgttatattctgatcacatttacaggttccatATGTCCAACGGATACACACTCTATATGTAAGCAGTGCGGCAGATATAAactcagatttgtaagtagtgcaacagatatgtactcagatttgtaaaaagtgcagcagatatgtactcaaattttaaGCATggtggcagatatgtactcaaatttgtaacacaaatttagcagatatgtactcaaatttgtggtattttatatgttttaattaaatttggacctcccgATAAATAAAATCTtgatttggtagaagtatgttatttcatACATATTTAACCAGTAggatatattagtcatttccatgttttcaaaaaACTTTGGACCCTAGAATAAGAATAAAATCCGATTGGACCttcctataaataaccttatggactTAGGACCagacaagaaattttcctttatGAAAATACGCTTTTCCTGCTGGTGATTGAGCAAGATGAAAACCTATTAACATTTGAGCCGAGGTACGCAGTTCATTATGGAACTTAGAGCACTCAAAACCTTGGTTTCAAGTGGGAGACCATGAGCCTCTCCAACAAGCTAGTCCACGAGCTTCAACCTCAGTAGCTTTAAGCAAATAAAAAAGGAAAGTCCAAAACTTAATTAGTGAGAGAATAGTGATATTGGTCACGTCCACCTTCAAACGAATTCATTTTAATACCTGAAGACCTTAAAATTCTCCCTAAATTTACTCTCTCACTAATATATATTAAATTTTACTTTTACATATAAATCTACCATAAGCTATTTTTCTAGCTGCACAAATTCAATTATTTAAATTTGAAATACGAATTTAAATACGTATTTAATTAGTTAGTTAATGTAGAGCTTAATAACGAACCCACTAATCCCTCTGCATTTTTGTCAAGTGAAGAAGCTCAGGCGTTACAGCCGCTATTCATTTACACCCATCAGATTCATTCCATAATCAACGGTCACTAATCCATCTTAGTCACCAAAATTCTCTCTCACTATAACTACCTACCTTCTCTCTAGACTCCACTACATCCTCCTATTTGCTGTGTTCTCCTGCAAGAAcaaggtaaaaaaaaaacataaacacaAACCAAGAATCAAGAACAAATTCCACGATTTGTTTTTTAATCAGAAATTTTTCTAACAACTTAACTagtttgatggagaatataagaggTGATGAGTTTAGAGCTGGGTTTAGAGTAGTTTTAGATAGAGAAACTAAGAATCCTCATGTAGTTCATCATCCACCACCGCTTACAGCTATAGATAGGTTCTTATTGAGTAGTTCATCATCAGAGAAACAGATTTCTCCTACCGAGTTATGTGGTTCTTCGTCTACAACTATTAATAGTTTTGGTGGTGCAGTGGATGGAAATGGGTATTTGTCATTACCAAGTCTAACAGATATTAGTTTTGTTGATGGTTTGTTGGTAGATGGGAACAGTGACAATTTTAGAAATGATGGtcataagatgaagaagattagtAAGAGATTGCCAGAGTCGTCGTTGTCGATGCCCACATCTCCTATTTTCATAAAAGGACAATGGACTGATGGGGAAGACAGGTGATCATCACTTATCATGTTATACATAAATCTAATCTTATTAATTGTTTTCGTTTTCTGATCTCTACCTATCTCTAACGTGTTTCTAAGTTTTGttatttcttgtaaaaaaaaTTTAGGTTGTTGGTCAGATTGGTGAAGCAATATGGGGAGAGAAAATGGGCTCAGATTGCTCACAAGTTAGGAGGTCGTGCCGGAAAACAATGTAGAGAAAGATGGCATAATCATTTACGCCCTGATATCAAGGTTTTCTTTTTGATCTAGCTGTGAACATCCTATCTAAAAATAATTTCAATACATCACAATCACAATCGGTTTTACATACTGAGCAAACCCTAAAACATATTTCCGGAAGGCTCACAACTTGCTAGCTTGGATACGTCTCatgctacttttttttttttttttgcttttcacaaattttcatttttcatgcACATATTGGCAATATTTCTTTCTAATCAATAGGATTAAAATATCATCAACTTATAaagaaatttattttttatttgttacTTTTATTGATTGATCTCTCATAACACATTTTTTATCATCTTCTTGTTGTAACTTCTTGTAGAAGGATAcatggagtgaagaagaagagagattGTTAGTCGAAACTCATCAGAAGGTTGGCAACAGGTGGGCTGAAATTGCTAAAAGAATCCCCGGGAGAACCGAAAACTCCATAAAGAATCACTGGAATGCCACCAAAAGAAGGCTGAATTCGAggagaaaaaataacaaaagGACAGCGGCAAAATCTAAGGCATCTTTCTTGCAAAGTTATATCAATGGCAGCTGCATCAAAGAAAACATCCtctcctcctcctcatcctccaccaccaccacccttgCAATCACTGAACCACCAAATGGTATTTTCTTGAACTCATCAAACCAACtcagcagtgttttacacccagAACCATCTAGTGATTCTTCATTTACGGATGATTCTCCTCTTACACTTGTTGCCCAGACACACGATGATGAACTCCTTTTCATACAAAAATTCTTCGAAGACATCTATAGTAAACAACAGCTTGTTTCATCATCTTTGGTTCATAACAAAACCCAGATAGGTCATGAGAATACTCCAACTTATGACTATGGATATGGACACCGTAATTCTTCTGTTTTTGATATTGATAGTTCATCACTTCAAACACTCAAGTATGGTGATCCACCCGCAATGGGGATATATAATGATCACGAATTCATGGTGAATGTCTCCTCCACCTCTCCAAGTACAGATTTTACAAATTTCTATACAGCCAATAACACCATACAAGATGCTCATGATTACAGTGGTGGTAGTACTGAAAGTTGTAGTATTAACAGCTGCAGCACTACCAATTCATCAACCCATGTTAATTCCGATCTCTACATTTCATATCTGTTGAATGAAGTCGGTTCTTTTTcgtcatcaaataataataccTCAGAATCTCAGTGCTACCACGGACACCCTGATAGTTTCATGGACTACTTGTGGACGGATGGTCGCGGCTCATATCATACTCCTATGAAGAGAGATATGGATTTGATAGAG encodes the following:
- the LOC113312526 gene encoding transcription factor MYB119-like: MENIRGDEFRAGFRVVLDRETKNPHVVHHPPPLTAIDRFLLSSSSSEKQISPTELCGSSSTTINSFGGAVDGNGYLSLPSLTDISFVDGLLVDGNSDNFRNDGHKMKKISKRLPESSLSMPTSPIFIKGQWTDGEDRLLVRLVKQYGERKWAQIAHKLGGRAGKQCRERWHNHLRPDIKKDTWSEEEERLLVETHQKVGNRWAEIAKRIPGRTENSIKNHWNATKRRLNSRRKNNKRTAAKSKASFLQSYINGSCIKENILSSSSSSTTTTLAITEPPNGIFLNSSNQLSSVLHPEPSSDSSFTDDSPLTLVAQTHDDELLFIQKFFEDIYSKQQLVSSSLVHNKTQIGHENTPTYDYGYGHRNSSVFDIDSSSLQTLKYGDPPAMGIYNDHEFMVNVSSTSPSTDFTNFYTANNTIQDAHDYSGGSTESCSINSCSTTNSSTHVNSDLYISYLLNEVGSFSSSNNNTSESQCYHGHPDSFMDYLWTDGRGSYHTPMKRDMDLIEMVSFSNYSGSHD